One region of Skermanella mucosa genomic DNA includes:
- the ppa gene encoding inorganic diphosphatase, protein MDISKIPVGNDAPWDVNVIIEIPMGGEPIKYEVDKESGALFVDRFLHTAMYYPCNYGFIPHTLSDDGDPCDMLVVGRRPIQPGAVLRSRPIGVLIMEDEAGQDEKVLAVPVNKLHPFYSDVKSYKDLPEILLDQIAHFFQHYKDLEKGKWVKIKRWGDAEEAAKIIQQSIDKYNAEG, encoded by the coding sequence ATGGATATCTCGAAGATCCCAGTGGGCAACGACGCACCGTGGGACGTCAACGTCATCATCGAAATCCCGATGGGCGGCGAGCCGATCAAGTATGAAGTCGACAAGGAAAGCGGCGCGCTGTTCGTCGACCGGTTCCTGCACACGGCCATGTACTATCCGTGCAACTACGGTTTCATCCCGCACACCCTGTCCGACGACGGCGATCCGTGCGACATGCTGGTGGTCGGCCGCCGGCCGATCCAGCCGGGCGCCGTCCTGCGGTCGCGGCCGATCGGCGTGCTGATCATGGAGGACGAGGCCGGCCAGGACGAGAAGGTCCTCGCGGTTCCGGTCAACAAGCTGCACCCGTTCTACAGCGACGTGAAGTCCTACAAGGACCTGCCCGAGATCCTGCTCGACCAGATCGCGCACTTCTTCCAGCACTACAAGGACCTGGAAAAGGGCAAGTGGGTCAAGATCAAGCGCTGGGGCGACGCCGAGGAGGCCGCCAAGATCATCCAGCAGTCGATCGACAAGTATAACGCCGAAGGGTGA
- a CDS encoding class I SAM-dependent RNA methyltransferase: MERRPQRRHQRKKPAPGGGAPVTLEIREIGARGDGLAEHAGRRVYVPLTVAGDRVRAALGEPRGDGVAATLLEVAEPGPDRAVPPCRHFGTCGGCALQHLEDAAYGAWKRSQVSAALARAGLAGAEVAPTVRTPAASRRRATFAAARRGGRCVLGFNERSSHRIAAVTGCLVVEPAILDLLAPLEALLCAILPDGGTADVAVAVLDGGIDLLLTGGPEPGLDAREHMAAFAETNDIGRLSWRRSATAEVEPIAARRALHARFGGVAVPVGPGAFLQASAAGEAALVEAVLAGVGPTARVADLFAGLGTFTFPLASRPVPGTAVYAVEGDAAAHGALVAAGRGRAGVTAERRDLFADPLEAEELSRFDAVVFDPPRAGARAQSVQLAASAVPTVVGVSCNPATFARDARTLVDGGYRLERVTPVDQFLWSSHVELVGVFRR, from the coding sequence ATGGAGCGCCGACCGCAGCGGCGGCACCAGCGCAAGAAGCCCGCGCCCGGCGGCGGCGCTCCGGTGACGCTCGAGATACGGGAAATCGGCGCGCGCGGCGATGGCCTCGCCGAGCATGCCGGACGCCGGGTGTACGTGCCGCTGACGGTGGCCGGCGACCGCGTCCGCGCGGCCCTCGGCGAGCCGCGCGGGGACGGAGTCGCCGCCACCCTGCTGGAGGTGGCGGAACCCGGCCCGGACCGCGCGGTCCCGCCCTGCCGCCATTTCGGCACCTGCGGCGGCTGCGCGCTCCAGCATCTGGAGGATGCGGCCTATGGCGCCTGGAAGCGCTCCCAGGTATCGGCCGCGCTGGCCCGCGCCGGGCTTGCCGGCGCCGAGGTTGCGCCGACCGTCCGGACCCCCGCGGCGAGTCGCCGGCGCGCCACTTTCGCGGCGGCCAGGCGCGGCGGCCGATGCGTCCTGGGCTTCAACGAGCGGTCGAGCCACCGGATCGCCGCGGTGACCGGCTGCCTTGTGGTCGAGCCGGCGATCCTGGACCTGCTGGCTCCGCTCGAAGCCCTACTCTGCGCCATCCTGCCTGACGGCGGCACGGCCGATGTCGCCGTGGCGGTGCTGGACGGCGGCATCGACCTGCTGCTGACCGGCGGCCCGGAACCCGGGCTGGATGCGCGGGAGCACATGGCCGCCTTCGCGGAGACCAACGACATCGGCCGCCTGTCATGGCGCCGATCCGCCACGGCCGAGGTGGAGCCGATCGCCGCCCGCCGGGCGCTCCATGCCCGGTTCGGCGGGGTCGCCGTTCCGGTGGGGCCCGGGGCCTTCCTTCAGGCGAGCGCCGCGGGCGAGGCGGCACTGGTCGAGGCAGTGCTGGCAGGGGTCGGCCCCACCGCCCGCGTCGCCGACCTGTTCGCCGGGCTCGGCACCTTCACCTTTCCCCTGGCCTCGCGACCCGTCCCGGGGACCGCCGTCTACGCGGTAGAGGGCGATGCCGCGGCCCACGGGGCGCTGGTGGCCGCCGGCCGGGGGCGGGCGGGCGTGACGGCGGAGCGCCGCGACCTCTTCGCCGATCCTTTGGAGGCCGAAGAGCTTTCCCGCTTCGATGCGGTGGTCTTCGATCCGCCGCGCGCCGGCGCCCGCGCCCAGTCGGTCCAACTCGCCGCGTCGGCCGTCCCCACGGTGGTCGGCGTGTCCTGCAACCCGGCGACATTCGCGCGCGACGCCCGCACGCTGGTCGATGGCGGCTATCGACTGGAGCGGGTCACGCCGGTCGACCAGTTCCTCTGGTCGTCCCATGTCGAGCTGGTCGGGGTGTTCCGGCGGTAG
- a CDS encoding PAS domain-containing protein, producing MNDSSEVDFDMPDLAGAIERLSGSEVDALSFGAIRLDAKGDVTFYSAAEARLSGYGTRPALGRSFFTDMAPCMDDKEFRGRIDHARAAGKYNLEFGWIGDFADRARELQVRIQPASDGGCWIFIRRD from the coding sequence ATGAACGACTCGTCCGAAGTCGATTTCGACATGCCCGACCTCGCCGGGGCCATCGAACGGTTGTCAGGGTCCGAGGTCGATGCGCTGTCTTTCGGAGCGATCCGGCTCGACGCCAAGGGCGACGTGACCTTCTACAGCGCCGCGGAGGCGCGGCTTTCCGGCTACGGGACGCGTCCGGCGCTGGGCCGGTCGTTCTTCACCGACATGGCGCCCTGCATGGACGACAAGGAGTTTCGCGGCCGGATCGACCACGCCAGGGCCGCCGGCAAGTACAACCTGGAGTTCGGCTGGATCGGCGATTTCGCAGACCGCGCGCGGGAACTCCAGGTGCGCATCCAGCCCGCCTCGGACGGCGGCTGCTGGATCTTCATCCGGCGCGACTGA
- a CDS encoding macro domain-containing protein produces MTGSRAIDRVTVLRGDITLCRVDAIVNAANSALKRGGGVDGAIHRAAGPELQRELDGIGGCPTGECRISGAYGLPASRLIHCVGPVWRGGSAGEDAALAGCYRSALLLADGHGLATIAFPAISTGIYGFPPGRAARIAVDTVVGTLAGLPGIAEVRFVCFDEATAGLYRELLGA; encoded by the coding sequence GTGACCGGATCCCGGGCGATCGACCGGGTGACCGTCCTGCGGGGCGATATCACCCTCTGCCGGGTGGATGCGATCGTCAACGCCGCCAACAGCGCCCTCAAGCGCGGCGGCGGCGTCGACGGCGCGATCCACCGGGCGGCCGGCCCCGAGCTCCAGCGGGAGCTGGACGGAATCGGCGGCTGCCCCACCGGCGAATGCCGGATCAGCGGCGCCTACGGCCTTCCCGCGTCGAGGCTGATCCACTGCGTCGGGCCGGTCTGGCGCGGCGGTTCCGCGGGCGAGGACGCGGCGCTCGCCGGCTGCTACCGTTCGGCCCTGCTGCTCGCGGACGGTCACGGGCTCGCGACCATCGCCTTTCCCGCCATCAGCACCGGCATCTACGGCTTTCCCCCCGGGCGCGCGGCGCGCATCGCGGTCGATACCGTGGTCGGCACGCTGGCCGGCCTGCCCGGGATCGCCGAAGTCCGGTTCGTCTGCTTCGACGAAGCCACCGCCGGCCTCTACCGGGAGCTGCTTGGGGCGTAA
- a CDS encoding acyl-CoA thioesterase produces the protein MADTETPEATSPDFYRYWIDETVRFADLDPVGHVNNAAISTYFESARVALFHDSGNSPVSGPRSVVIARLTIDFRAELHYPDRIRIGLRVTRFGRSSLTLAGAVFRDDTCIATSEAICVIIDVAERRSVEIPADVRARLTALAG, from the coding sequence ATGGCAGATACGGAAACTCCGGAAGCGACCAGCCCGGACTTCTACCGGTACTGGATCGACGAGACCGTCCGTTTCGCCGACCTGGACCCCGTCGGGCACGTCAACAACGCCGCCATCAGCACCTATTTCGAGAGCGCCCGGGTGGCGCTATTCCATGATTCCGGCAATTCGCCGGTATCGGGTCCGCGATCGGTCGTGATCGCGCGGCTCACCATCGATTTCCGGGCCGAGCTGCATTATCCCGACCGGATCCGGATCGGCCTGCGGGTGACCCGGTTCGGCCGTTCGTCGCTGACGCTGGCCGGCGCGGTGTTCCGGGACGATACCTGCATCGCGACCAGCGAGGCGATCTGCGTGATCATCGACGTGGCCGAGCGCCGCTCGGTCGAAATCCCGGCCGACGTCCGCGCGCGCCTGACCGCGCTGGCCGGCTGA
- a CDS encoding Fur family transcriptional regulator has protein sequence MPTRLEELCVQKGLKMTEQRRVISRVLSESTDHPDVEQVYRRAVEIDPKISIATVYRTVRLFEEANVIERLDFGDGRSRFEENREEHHHHLIDLQSGEVIEFVNEEIERLKERIARDLGYELIGHRLELYGVPTNRASKPGGDK, from the coding sequence ATGCCCACGCGCCTGGAAGAACTGTGCGTCCAAAAAGGTCTGAAGATGACGGAGCAGCGCCGGGTGATCTCCCGGGTGCTTTCCGAATCGACCGACCATCCCGATGTCGAGCAGGTCTACCGTCGTGCCGTCGAGATAGATCCCAAGATCAGCATCGCCACCGTTTATCGTACCGTGCGCCTGTTCGAAGAGGCGAACGTCATCGAGCGGCTGGATTTCGGCGACGGCCGGTCGCGGTTCGAGGAAAATCGGGAGGAACACCACCACCACCTGATCGATCTCCAGTCCGGCGAGGTGATCGAGTTCGTCAACGAGGAGATCGAGCGGCTGAAGGAGCGGATCGCCCGGGATCTCGGCTATGAACTGATCGGGCATCGGCTGGAGCTCTACGGCGTCCCGACGAACCGGGCGTCCAAGCCCGGCGGCGACAAGTGA
- a CDS encoding sensor histidine kinase, with protein MKQRLQIAVLATAVLLPLLAFSSAMVVLFDRQQKETVEHMLNHAAAALEDALDRELVSNIAGLESLATSIHLDDNDIVGFAVVARRLLESRGNWLSLRLLRAGDGTVLLTLPAGGGMDATTSPPSPEMVRDVVTARLPMVSEVRHDSQGEPFVSIVVPVLRNGTAVYALSAALRNRALSAALGGPTMPADWLGAALDTERVILARTRRQEEFVGKPVTESLRQRIDQDDRTFFFARTKEGEEVYSAFVTSASTGWTVVVAAPGETVAGPMRRSLMAVAGGGLLALVATVGLGALLVGNASRRHAMERRLLALEGERMAERRLADVAANLPGVIFRRVRDPDGAIRYPYLSAGLNSLAGEVPEAPPGADELEQLIHPEDRDGWREVFRPAEGGIRPQAPEAPPLQARHLEARIGPAAGPVRWVRVMARPVLTGENETAWDGVALDVTDLKETQHRLAASLAESQELLQEVHHRVKNNLQVVWSLIQLEAMQIEDREARDRMEIIGQRIGVMGRIHEQVYASKEFSRIDFDRQLRGLCDTLARTFGDSPGIKLEVSGDPLFCHLETAIPLGLIANELVANAFKHAFPGGSGTIRVSLRAEGDGAVLEISDDGVGMSGANTDRGLGLRLVKGLIRQIGATMRTGSGDAGTAGAADAGGGIGGTHVTISIPGPWYAR; from the coding sequence ATGAAGCAACGCCTTCAGATCGCTGTCCTCGCCACGGCCGTCCTGCTGCCGCTCCTGGCGTTCTCCAGCGCCATGGTCGTGCTGTTCGACCGCCAGCAGAAGGAGACGGTCGAGCACATGCTCAACCACGCCGCCGCGGCACTCGAGGATGCGCTGGACCGCGAACTCGTGTCCAACATCGCGGGGCTGGAGTCGCTGGCGACCTCCATCCATCTCGACGACAACGACATCGTCGGTTTCGCGGTGGTGGCGCGCCGGCTGCTGGAAAGCCGTGGGAACTGGCTATCGTTGCGGCTGCTGCGGGCCGGCGACGGAACCGTGCTGCTGACTTTGCCCGCCGGGGGCGGCATGGACGCGACGACTTCGCCGCCGTCGCCCGAAATGGTCCGCGATGTCGTGACGGCAAGGTTGCCGATGGTGAGCGAGGTCCGGCATGACTCGCAAGGCGAGCCCTTCGTCTCGATCGTGGTTCCGGTGCTGCGGAACGGTACGGCCGTTTATGCCCTGTCGGCTGCGTTGCGCAACCGGGCGCTCAGCGCGGCGCTGGGCGGGCCGACGATGCCGGCCGACTGGCTCGGCGCGGCCCTCGACACCGAGCGGGTGATCCTCGCCCGGACCCGCAGGCAAGAGGAATTCGTCGGAAAGCCGGTGACGGAGTCCCTCCGGCAGCGGATCGACCAGGATGACCGGACCTTCTTCTTCGCTCGCACCAAGGAGGGCGAGGAGGTTTACAGCGCCTTCGTCACGTCGGCCTCGACCGGCTGGACCGTCGTCGTGGCGGCGCCCGGCGAAACGGTGGCCGGCCCCATGCGCCGGTCGCTCATGGCGGTGGCCGGCGGCGGCCTCCTCGCGCTGGTCGCCACCGTCGGGCTCGGCGCGCTGCTGGTCGGCAACGCCAGCCGCCGGCATGCCATGGAGCGCAGGCTGCTGGCGCTGGAGGGCGAGCGGATGGCTGAACGCCGGCTCGCCGACGTGGCGGCCAACCTGCCCGGCGTGATCTTCCGGCGGGTCCGCGACCCCGATGGCGCGATACGCTATCCCTATCTGAGCGCGGGGCTGAACAGCCTTGCCGGAGAGGTGCCGGAAGCACCGCCGGGCGCCGACGAGCTGGAGCAGCTGATCCACCCCGAGGACCGCGACGGCTGGCGGGAAGTCTTCCGGCCGGCCGAGGGCGGCATCCGGCCACAAGCTCCGGAAGCGCCACCTCTCCAAGCTCGGCACCTGGAGGCCAGGATCGGCCCGGCCGCCGGACCGGTCCGCTGGGTCCGCGTCATGGCGCGCCCCGTGCTGACCGGCGAAAACGAGACGGCCTGGGACGGCGTCGCCCTGGACGTGACCGACCTGAAGGAAACCCAGCACCGCCTGGCCGCCTCGCTGGCCGAGAGCCAGGAGCTGCTTCAGGAGGTGCATCACCGTGTCAAGAATAACCTTCAGGTTGTTTGGAGCCTGATCCAGCTCGAGGCGATGCAGATTGAGGATCGGGAGGCCCGCGACCGGATGGAGATCATCGGGCAGCGGATCGGCGTCATGGGCAGGATCCACGAGCAGGTCTATGCCTCGAAGGAATTCTCCCGGATCGACTTCGATCGCCAGCTGCGCGGGCTATGCGATACCCTGGCCCGCACCTTCGGCGACTCTCCCGGGATCAAGCTGGAGGTTTCGGGCGACCCCCTGTTCTGCCACCTGGAAACGGCCATTCCCCTGGGGCTGATCGCCAACGAGCTTGTGGCGAACGCCTTCAAGCATGCCTTCCCCGGCGGCAGTGGAACGATCCGCGTCAGCTTGCGCGCCGAAGGCGACGGCGCCGTGCTCGAGATTTCGGACGACGGCGTCGGCATGTCCGGCGCCAATACCGACCGCGGCCTGGGTCTCAGGCTTGTCAAGGGGCTGATCCGGCAGATCGGGGCGACCATGCGGACCGGGTCCGGCGACGCCGGAACGGCCGGGGCCGCTGATGCCGGTGGCGGAATCGGGGGAACCCATGTCACAATCTCGATCCCGGGACCCTGGTATGCCCGATGA
- a CDS encoding extracellular solute-binding protein, producing MYGIPIRRLLAVLLVPAFLAAAPAAGLAAADEARPAHAIAMHGDPRYPAGFDHFDYADPAAPKGGVFRNAAGGTFDTLNPFIVRGRAALGLGYVTESLMQRSWDEPFSLYGLIAESVTVPEDRSWVEFTLNPSARWHDGVPITPADVLFSWRTLRDHGRPNHRSYYARVSHAARTGERSVRFTFAQGTGDIDREMALIMGLMPILPEHYWKDREFDRTTLEPPLGSGPYRVARFEPGRSIAYERVPDYWGRDLGVNRGQYNFDEIRYDYYRDDSVALEAFKAGAYDFRRETDPAKWATGYDFPAARDGRVTLERLPHGRPEPMRGLIFNTRRPAFADPKVREALGYALDFDWINRTLFHGAYRRTASYYPNSELAAAGPPGPAELAVMEPLRRHLPAEAFGPAYTPPATDGSGPAGLRANLRRGQELLAEAGWTVRDGRLVDAGGAPLEFEILLVSPGDEKVALEYARALRRIGVSARVRTVDSAQYQARLESFDFDMTLNRWTSTLSPGNEQLFYWGSDAAGQEGSRNYAGIRSPAVDALARGLGTARDRADLVARVRALDRALTWGHYAVPLYHLPDDRVAYWSRLRRPAVTPVYGMVIDAWWIGE from the coding sequence ATGTATGGAATTCCGATCCGCCGCCTGCTGGCGGTCCTCCTCGTCCCGGCCTTCCTTGCCGCCGCGCCTGCCGCCGGGCTCGCCGCTGCGGACGAGGCGCGTCCGGCCCACGCCATCGCCATGCACGGCGATCCGCGCTATCCCGCCGGGTTCGACCATTTCGACTATGCCGACCCTGCGGCGCCCAAGGGGGGCGTCTTCCGCAACGCCGCCGGGGGCACCTTCGACACGCTCAATCCCTTCATCGTCCGCGGCCGCGCAGCGCTGGGGCTGGGCTATGTGACGGAAAGCCTGATGCAGCGGAGCTGGGACGAGCCGTTCTCGCTCTATGGGCTGATCGCCGAGTCCGTCACGGTGCCGGAGGACCGGTCGTGGGTGGAGTTCACCCTGAACCCATCGGCGCGCTGGCACGACGGCGTGCCGATCACGCCGGCCGACGTGCTGTTCTCGTGGCGTACCCTGCGCGACCATGGCCGGCCCAACCACCGCAGCTACTATGCGCGGGTGTCACACGCCGCCCGGACCGGCGAGCGGAGCGTGCGCTTCACCTTCGCCCAGGGTACCGGGGACATCGATCGGGAAATGGCCCTGATCATGGGCCTGATGCCCATCCTGCCGGAACATTACTGGAAGGACCGCGAGTTCGACCGGACCACGCTGGAGCCGCCGCTGGGCAGCGGGCCGTACCGGGTCGCGCGGTTCGAGCCGGGGCGCTCGATCGCCTACGAGCGGGTGCCGGACTATTGGGGCCGCGACCTCGGCGTCAACCGAGGCCAGTACAATTTCGACGAGATCCGCTATGACTATTACCGTGACGACAGCGTGGCGCTGGAGGCGTTCAAGGCCGGAGCCTACGATTTCCGGCGCGAGACCGACCCGGCCAAATGGGCGACCGGCTATGATTTCCCGGCCGCGCGCGACGGGCGGGTCACGCTGGAACGGTTGCCTCACGGCCGGCCGGAGCCGATGCGCGGCCTGATCTTCAACACCCGGCGCCCCGCGTTCGCCGACCCGAAGGTGCGCGAGGCGCTGGGCTACGCGCTCGACTTCGACTGGATCAACCGCACCCTGTTCCACGGGGCCTATCGCCGGACGGCCAGCTACTACCCCAATTCCGAGCTGGCGGCCGCCGGTCCGCCGGGGCCGGCCGAACTGGCGGTGATGGAGCCGCTGCGACGCCACCTGCCCGCCGAGGCGTTCGGACCCGCCTATACCCCGCCCGCGACCGACGGAAGCGGACCGGCGGGACTGCGCGCCAACCTGCGCCGGGGCCAGGAATTGCTGGCCGAAGCGGGCTGGACCGTCCGGGACGGCCGTCTGGTCGATGCCGGCGGCGCCCCCCTGGAGTTCGAGATCCTGCTGGTATCGCCGGGAGACGAGAAGGTGGCACTGGAATATGCCAGGGCGCTGCGGCGCATCGGGGTTTCGGCGCGCGTCCGTACCGTGGACAGCGCCCAGTACCAGGCCCGGTTGGAGAGTTTCGACTTCGACATGACGCTGAACCGCTGGACCTCCACCCTGTCGCCCGGCAACGAGCAGCTCTTTTACTGGGGCAGCGACGCGGCCGGCCAGGAGGGCAGCCGGAACTACGCCGGCATCCGCAGCCCGGCGGTAGACGCGCTGGCGCGGGGGCTGGGCACGGCCCGGGACCGGGCCGACCTGGTCGCCCGGGTCCGGGCGCTGGACCGGGCGCTGACCTGGGGACACTATGCCGTTCCGCTCTACCACCTGCCGGACGACCGGGTCGCCTACTGGTCCCGGCTCCGCCGGCCGGCGGTGACCCCGGTCTACGGCATGGTGATCGACGCTTGGTGGATCGGGGAGTAG